GCTTGAAGACATCGCCTTATCAACCAATGCCCATCATTTAGGCCGTGAAGCCATTGCTTTAAAAGAAGCCGGCGTCAATCGCGTTAATATCTCCATAGACTCATTGAAAGCGCAGCGCTTCAACAAAATCACTCGTGGTGGAGATTTGGAGAAAGTATTGGCAGGTGTCGATAAAGCGTTAGAAGTCGGCATGAATCCGGTCAAATTCAATATGGTGGTAATGAAAGGCACCAATGATGACGAGATTGAAGCCATGGTTGATTACGGTTTGGAAAAAGGCGTTGAAGTACGTTTTATCGAAACCATGCCAATCGGTCCGGCCGGGGTAGCAATGATGGATCAGCACTATGCTGCCGATAAGATCCTTGCACGTATTAAAGCTCATGTTGGTGCCGATTTGATTCCGGCCGCCAGTAAGAGCCATGATGGCCCGGCACGTAATTTCAAGATTGCCGGAACCAATACCAAGATCGGTGTTATTTCCGCAGTATCGCAACACTTTTGTGAGACCTGCAACCGTGTGCGTTTGACGGCAAAGGGTGTATTGGCATTATGTTTAGGTCAGGAAGATTCTGTCGATTTGCGTACCCCGCTAAGAGAAGGAATCAGTGACGACGGATTGAAACAATTGATTAAGGATGCTTTGCTGAAAAAACCGGAGCGTCATTATTTCAATGAGAACGTCCACAATATTGAATTTAGACAAATGGTTCAACTTGGCGGTTAAGCCGCATCTATTGATTATTTAAGCAGGAATTAAAAATGCTGAATGTTTTATATTTTGCCAGCTTTAGAGAAGTGTTAGGTCAGGCTGAAGAGCAGTTGGCCGCTGAATACCAGACGGTTAACGAACTATTGGAAGCTTTGGCGCAACGAGGTGAAACCTGGCAGCAGGCATTGCGTGATAACCAAAATTTACAAATTGCAGTCAATCACGATGTGGCTCAGCGTGAAACCACTATTAAAGCGGGTGATGAAATTGCCTTTTTCCCACCTGTAACAGGTGGTTGATAATGGCACAATACCCTTTTATCCAAGTTCAAGCGGAAGACTTTGACTTAAGCACTGAAGTTGCCAAACTACGTGAAGGGCATAAGGATATCGGTGCTGTGGTCAGTTTTGTCGGCACGGTACGTGATATCAATGAAGGCGATGAGGTGAGTATCCTCGAGCTGGAACATTATCCGGGCATGACCGAAAAAGCACTCGAGAATATCCGTCTGGAAGCGCATAAGCGTTGGCATTTGGAATCAAGTAAGATCATTCACCGCATCGGTAAAATGTATCCTTGTGAGCAAATCGTTTTGGTTGCGGTAAGCAGTCGCCATCGTGAAAACGCATTCCATGCCGCCCATTTTATTATGGACTACCTGAAAACCAATGCGCCTTTCTGGAAAAAGGAAACTTTACCGGATGGTAGCGAACGCTGGGTTGATGCACGTATCAGTGACAAAGAAGCAGAAAAACGTTGGGCCGAATAACCCGTTTGACTGTATTACGCTCGATATAGATAACAACTCTGAATTTATTGCTAAATTATCCAAATTAATCGTTCAAAGACCGACAAGAGTAGCTTATGAAAACCTTTGATGAAGCCTTGCATCATTTACTCACTCATGTAGACATTACGACCAAAACAGAAACCGTTCCCGTCGGTGCAGCTTTAGGCCGTATTTTAGCCGAACCTGTGGTTTCACCGGTGAATGTACCGCCACATGACAACAGCATGATGGATGGCTATGCATTGCATAGTTTTGACTTGGAACATAATAATATTCTCGAAGTCAGTCAGCGAATCCCTGCGGGCGCACAGCCCGAACCGTTAAAAGCGGGTACCGCGGCCCGCATTTTCACCGGTGCCCCAATCCCTGAAGGTGCCAATATCGTCATTATGCAGGAAGAGACCGAGCAGCTAGCGGAGAATCAGGTAAAGATCACCGCACAGAAACCCAAGGCCGGTCAAAATATCCGTATTGTCGGAGAAGACATCAAGGCGCGGGCCACTATTCTAAAACAAGGTCATAAATTGCGTGCTCAGGATCTAGGTCTTATCACCTCCATTGGTACCGCTGAGGTTAAAGTCTACCTGCCATTGACGATCGCGACCTTTACCACCGGTGATGAATTACTTGAACCGGGACAGGCACCACAGCCTGGCAAAATCTTCAATGCTAACCGCTATGTGTTAGCGGGTTTGATTCCTGAATTAGGCTTTAAATTACTCGACTTGGGTAGGGTGGAAGACACTTTGGAAGCCACTGTCATGGCGATGAAAGAAGCGGCCGAAATTGCCGATGTGGTAGTGACCACCGGTGGCGTATCGGTAGGCGAGGAAGATCATATCAAACCGGCGATCGAGCAGCTAGGCAGCCTAGATATGTGGAAAGTGAAAATGAAGCCGGGTAAACCTTTAGCTTACGGTGATATCCAAGGCACGCCGTTTATCGGCCTGCCGGGTAATCCGGTTTCTGCTTTCGCAACCTTTAACCTGTTTGCCCGTCCCTATCTGTTGAAGATGCAGGGGGCAAGCGCCTATAAAGCCAAGCCGGTTTGGCTAAAGGCAGATTTTGAGTGGACCAAACCCGGATTCCGTCGAGAATTCGCCCGCGCCCGTTTGATCAATAAAAACCAGCAAAGCTTTGTCGAAATTTATCCGCAGCAGGGTTCAGGGGTGCTGACCTCGACCGTATGGGCAGATGGTTTTGTGGTGATTCCTGAAGACAATGTTATCCGCCAGGGCGACAAGGTTGCGTTTTACCCGTTTAATGCCGTAAATGAATAAGAGAAGAAAATGACTGAAGCTACATTAACTCATTTGGATGAAAAAGGTCAGGCACGTATGGTTGATGTCGGTGAAAAACCGCATACCGAGCGTTCGGCCACCGCTACCGCGATCATTTATATGCAGCCGGAAACCTTGGCGATGATTGTCGAAGGCAAGCATAAGAAAGGTGATGTCATGGCGACTGCACGAATTGCCGGTATTATGGCGGCTAAACGCACTCCTGATCTGATTCCAATGTGTCATCCCTTGATGATCACTTCGGTAAAAGTGGATTTGGTTGCGGATATGGATGTCAGCTGCGTCAATATCGAGGCGACCTGTAAAACGGTCGGTCAAACCGGCATCGAGATTGAAGCCTTAACGGCAGCATCGGTAGCGGCATTGACGCTTTACGATATGTGTAAGGCGGTCGATCGTGGCATGGTGATTGATCAGGTGCAATTAATGGAAAAAGTCGGTGGGAAATCCGGTCATTGGCAACGCTAAGTTTCATTTTTCCGATAATTGAAAACCCGCTTTATGCGGGTTTTATTTTGTCTCTTCCTGGTCCTGTTCGGGTTGTGTTTCTTCCTGATGGTTTTCCTTAAAGTCGTGCTTGTTTTCATACATATGCTGATCGGCGCAGTGAATAATCTCTTCCGCCGAAGGATAGTCATCAGGCCCCGCTTGCATATAACCGACGCTCAGGGTTAAGTCAGCTTCATGTAATTGAATTTCATCCATCAGGCGACGGCTATAGAGTTGTTTGGCTTGTTTCTCGGTACATTTCGGCAAGACAATGCAGAATTCATCGCCGCCATAACGGAAACACTGATCTTCCTCGCGTGAGATGCGGTTAATGGCATTGGCAACGGTACGCAGAATCTCATCGCCGCGTTGGTGACCCTCTTCATCATTAATCTTTTTGAAATTGTTAATGTCCAGATATGCGACCGTTACCGGTTCCAAACGCCTTTGCGCGGCTCTTAGTGTTTGCGTTAGGATCTCATTCAGGTGACGCACATTCAACAGACCGGTCAAAGCATCGGTACGCGATAGAATCTCCAGCTGAAGGGTACGCTCTTTGACTTTTTGTTCCAGTTCGATCGCATAGTCCTCGGATTTCTCTTTTGAGGTTTCGATTTCTGAAATCAAGCTTCTGATATAGGTATCGAATACCAAGGAAACATCGAACATAAACAGTTTTTCCAGTGCGCTCTGCGCTTGCAAGAGCTGCTCTGGCTGATTTTCCAAGATATTTTGCAGCATATCCATCAAAAGTTTTTTCAGCTGTTGGACGGCGGCGAGATAAAGCTTGGGTTCGACCCCGATGCGTTTATGGACCATCCCGATACGCAAACGGTTGTTAACATATTCGATATCATAGAAACCGCTGAATAGATCGATGATATATTTACGCTGCGCATTACGCAGGCGCCCAAGGGTATCGGCATCTCCAATCAATAGGGCAATTTCAGGGATATCGGTTTGCAGTTCGTAAAAAAGTTTAACGACTTCGTCGATTTCTTGTTCAACGAGCGGTTTGACATTATTGAGTATTTCGACATCTTCATAGGAGATATTGAATAGCGTTTTACGGCTTTCGATCTCCAGTTGGGTGATGCGCATCTGTTCCAATAGGGTTTGATCGGTTCTATTCATAAGATACCTATGCTGTCAAATAAGACGTTGTAATCACTCATAACTACACTACATAATACTACTAATATCAAATATATTGAAAGAGAGTTAAGAATTAAAGGCATAATGCATTGAAAGGCTTAGTGTCGATTCGGTTTGTATTGACCGCTGAAACAAAGATTCATAACAATAGAGATTTCTATGAACGCCAAAGTCACTAAAAAATGGTCGGTTTATTTACTGAGTTGCGCCGATGAAACGCTTTATTGCGGTATTACCAACGATTTGGGCAAACGTTTACGTCAGCATAATGGTGAGATTCAAGGAGGGGCAAAATATACCGCAAGCAGGCGGCCCTGCCAATTGGTCTATCAAGAGGCTGTGGCGACTCGTTCCTGTGCCAGCCAGCGGGAATATCAAATCAAGAAAATGAGCCGTTTGGCGAAGCAACGGTTAATTGATACGACCATATCTTAGGCAATAAAAAACCCGCATAGAGCGGGTTTTTATTATTGAAGCTTATTAGTCACGCTTCATGCGGCGTGGCTTGCCTTTATCTTTTGGGCTGCCTTGTTTCTTATGACGAGACAGACGCTTACGTGGTGGTAGGCCGCCGTCCTTGACTTCACGGATGCGTAGCTGCTGACCGCAGACCCAAGCCTTGCCCAAGTCATCACGTACATCTTTTGGCATGCTTGCCGGCAGATCAACCATACTGAAGTTATCTTCGATACGTAGTTGACGGATAAACTCGCTGTCGATACCGGCTTCATTGGCGATACAGCCAACGATATTACCTGGACGCACGCCATGCTGGTTACCCACTTCGATACGGTAACGAGTCATCCCCTCATCAGGTGTGGCACTGTATTCACGACGTGGTTTACGTTCACGACGTTCATTGCGTCCACCGCGGTCGCCACGGTCTCCGCGTTCATTGCGGTTACGTTCACGTGGTTGCGCAATCGGCTTTTCCGATAGGAAGAATGGAATATCACCCTGTAGTAGGCGTGCCAAGGCAGCGGCGATTTCAACGGCTGGAATGTTTTGTTCATTTTCAACCTGTTCAACCAAATCCTGATAGAAAGCCAGTTCATCCATTTTAGTCGCTTCAACAATACGTGCCTTGAAACGATCGACACGACTGTCGTTAATCTGCTGGGTTGAAGGTAGGTGCATTTCAGGAATCTTGCTCTTAGTGGTGCGCTCAATCGAATTCAATAAACGACGTTCACGAGGTGTCACAAACAAGATTGCAGAACCTGAGCGTCCGGCACGACCGGTACGACCGATACGGTGAACATAGGCTTCATTGTCCTGAGGAATATCGTAGTTGAATACATGGCTGATACGAGGTACGTCCAAACCACGGGCAACCACGTCTGTGGCAACCAGGATATCCAGTTTACCGGTTTTTAACTGATCAACGATGCGTTCGCGGTGGTTTTGAGCGATATCGCCGTTAAGTGCCGCTGCCGCATAGCCGCGCGCTTCGAGTTTTTCGGCCAATTCAATGGTCGCAGTTTTGGTACGCACGAAAATAATCGATGCATCAATCTTGTCTTCCGCTTCAAGAATGCGGGTTAGGGCATCAAGCTTATGCGCTTGGCTGACCAATAGGTATTTCTGTTCGATAGTTGTCGCTGTAGTGGTTTTCTGCTTGATAATGACTTCAGTCGGGTTATCAAGGTAACTTGTGGCGATACGGTGTACTTCTTTCGGCATGGTTGCCGAGAACAGAGCGATCTGACGGCTATCTGGCGTGTGCTTCAAGATCCATTCGACATCGTCGATAAAGCCCATACGTAGCATTTCATCGGCTTCATCCAGAACCAATAGTTTTAGGTTGTCCAGTTTCAAGGTACCTTTATTGATATGATCCATGACACGGCCCGGTGTCCCGACAACTACCTGTACGCCGCGTTTTAGCGCACGAATCTGTGTACCGTAGTCAGAACCACCGTAAATCGGTAAAACATGGAAACCTTTTAGGTTGTGGGCAAAGCTCTGGAAGGCTTCCGCGACCTGAATGGCAAGCTCGCGTGTTGGTGCCAATACCAATACCTGAGGGTCTTTCTGGTTATATTGGGCGATGCTTAAAGCCGGTAGGGCAAAAGCGGCCGTTTTACCGGTACCGGTTTGTGCCATACCTAGGATATCATTACCTTCTAGCAGAGCTGGAATGGCTTGAGCCTGGATTGGTGACGGTGTTTCATAACCGATTTCGGTGATTGCCTGCAGTACCTGCGGCAGTAAGTTTAAGTCTTTGAAGCTGACTTCAGTCGTCATGTGGCGTCCTTTCTCGTTATAGAGAAGTCGGTGCCCTGGAATAAATGCTATATCAGTACGGCATAACAAGTGACAGAATTCATGGCAATGGTAAAAAGATTCATATCACTGTTATGCAGAGAATAGTTTTCCATAGAAAACTGATTCTTTGGAATGGTCGTTATTCTGGGGCAAATTGCAATAAGGGAGTTTTCCCGTAAAAGAGCTGTTTGCGGCAGAATAATCGCGAAAAAATTCGTTTTAGGGCGTGTCTAAGACAGCGCTGAGGCAAATCGCTCTTGCGATGCGTTCAATAAAGTTGTCTTAACTTTGCAGAATCGCATTTTTGTGGCACGGATTCTACTAGAATGCGCAATGATATGCAAATAATCTTTATAGGCGGATAAAAATATTTAACAATGGCTTAAAAACGCTATTCAGAATCGTCGATCGATCCTGCCATTTCTTGCACTGCTTTTTTGTCGGCGATGGCTTGGCTGAAGAAAGTGTTTTCGAACTCGTCTGCCGAGCAAGGCTTATTGAAAAAGAAGCCCTGAATCAGAACATCGTCTTTTTGCTGTTGGATAAACTCGACCTGCTGTTCGGTTTCCACGCCTTCGGCAACGACAATCAGGTCTTTGGCTTGAGCCAAACGGATAATTGATTCAACA
Above is a window of Thiomicrorhabdus sediminis DNA encoding:
- the moaA gene encoding GTP 3',8-cyclase MoaA; its protein translation is MRNELIDPFNRKIEYIRVSVTDKCNYRCGYCMPEQGVHPDGTHKEYLSYDELSRIIKAFVDLGVAKVRITGGEPLVRKNLADLVGQISGYEGLEDIALSTNAHHLGREAIALKEAGVNRVNISIDSLKAQRFNKITRGGDLEKVLAGVDKALEVGMNPVKFNMVVMKGTNDDEIEAMVDYGLEKGVEVRFIETMPIGPAGVAMMDQHYAADKILARIKAHVGADLIPAASKSHDGPARNFKIAGTNTKIGVISAVSQHFCETCNRVRLTAKGVLALCLGQEDSVDLRTPLREGISDDGLKQLIKDALLKKPERHYFNENVHNIEFRQMVQLGG
- the moaD gene encoding molybdopterin converting factor subunit 1, giving the protein MLNVLYFASFREVLGQAEEQLAAEYQTVNELLEALAQRGETWQQALRDNQNLQIAVNHDVAQRETTIKAGDEIAFFPPVTGG
- the moaE gene encoding molybdopterin synthase catalytic subunit MoaE gives rise to the protein MAQYPFIQVQAEDFDLSTEVAKLREGHKDIGAVVSFVGTVRDINEGDEVSILELEHYPGMTEKALENIRLEAHKRWHLESSKIIHRIGKMYPCEQIVLVAVSSRHRENAFHAAHFIMDYLKTNAPFWKKETLPDGSERWVDARISDKEAEKRWAE
- the glp gene encoding gephyrin-like molybdotransferase Glp, which translates into the protein MKTFDEALHHLLTHVDITTKTETVPVGAALGRILAEPVVSPVNVPPHDNSMMDGYALHSFDLEHNNILEVSQRIPAGAQPEPLKAGTAARIFTGAPIPEGANIVIMQEETEQLAENQVKITAQKPKAGQNIRIVGEDIKARATILKQGHKLRAQDLGLITSIGTAEVKVYLPLTIATFTTGDELLEPGQAPQPGKIFNANRYVLAGLIPELGFKLLDLGRVEDTLEATVMAMKEAAEIADVVVTTGGVSVGEEDHIKPAIEQLGSLDMWKVKMKPGKPLAYGDIQGTPFIGLPGNPVSAFATFNLFARPYLLKMQGASAYKAKPVWLKADFEWTKPGFRREFARARLINKNQQSFVEIYPQQGSGVLTSTVWADGFVVIPEDNVIRQGDKVAFYPFNAVNE
- the moaC gene encoding cyclic pyranopterin monophosphate synthase MoaC, with the protein product MTEATLTHLDEKGQARMVDVGEKPHTERSATATAIIYMQPETLAMIVEGKHKKGDVMATARIAGIMAAKRTPDLIPMCHPLMITSVKVDLVADMDVSCVNIEATCKTVGQTGIEIEALTAASVAALTLYDMCKAVDRGMVIDQVQLMEKVGGKSGHWQR
- a CDS encoding GGDEF domain-containing protein — encoded protein: MNRTDQTLLEQMRITQLEIESRKTLFNISYEDVEILNNVKPLVEQEIDEVVKLFYELQTDIPEIALLIGDADTLGRLRNAQRKYIIDLFSGFYDIEYVNNRLRIGMVHKRIGVEPKLYLAAVQQLKKLLMDMLQNILENQPEQLLQAQSALEKLFMFDVSLVFDTYIRSLISEIETSKEKSEDYAIELEQKVKERTLQLEILSRTDALTGLLNVRHLNEILTQTLRAAQRRLEPVTVAYLDINNFKKINDEEGHQRGDEILRTVANAINRISREEDQCFRYGGDEFCIVLPKCTEKQAKQLYSRRLMDEIQLHEADLTLSVGYMQAGPDDYPSAEEIIHCADQHMYENKHDFKENHQEETQPEQDQEETK
- a CDS encoding GIY-YIG nuclease family protein, with protein sequence MNAKVTKKWSVYLLSCADETLYCGITNDLGKRLRQHNGEIQGGAKYTASRRPCQLVYQEAVATRSCASQREYQIKKMSRLAKQRLIDTTIS
- a CDS encoding DEAD/DEAH box helicase is translated as MTTEVSFKDLNLLPQVLQAITEIGYETPSPIQAQAIPALLEGNDILGMAQTGTGKTAAFALPALSIAQYNQKDPQVLVLAPTRELAIQVAEAFQSFAHNLKGFHVLPIYGGSDYGTQIRALKRGVQVVVGTPGRVMDHINKGTLKLDNLKLLVLDEADEMLRMGFIDDVEWILKHTPDSRQIALFSATMPKEVHRIATSYLDNPTEVIIKQKTTTATTIEQKYLLVSQAHKLDALTRILEAEDKIDASIIFVRTKTATIELAEKLEARGYAAAALNGDIAQNHRERIVDQLKTGKLDILVATDVVARGLDVPRISHVFNYDIPQDNEAYVHRIGRTGRAGRSGSAILFVTPRERRLLNSIERTTKSKIPEMHLPSTQQINDSRVDRFKARIVEATKMDELAFYQDLVEQVENEQNIPAVEIAAALARLLQGDIPFFLSEKPIAQPRERNRNERGDRGDRGGRNERRERKPRREYSATPDEGMTRYRIEVGNQHGVRPGNIVGCIANEAGIDSEFIRQLRIEDNFSMVDLPASMPKDVRDDLGKAWVCGQQLRIREVKDGGLPPRKRLSRHKKQGSPKDKGKPRRMKRD